The following is a genomic window from Neofelis nebulosa isolate mNeoNeb1 chromosome 12, mNeoNeb1.pri, whole genome shotgun sequence.
TGGGTCTAGTTTGGAATGTGGCAACTGGAACAAAAAGAACCTTGAATTCGGTGCATACTTTGGTTTTGGTGCTGCTGTTTCTCACGGTCCTCAGCAGGGATTGAAAAAGAACTCGGTGTGCACAGCGGATCCCCGAAATTGGCGGTCTTGACTTCCTGGCAAATTGCTGCgtttttccacttttctgttcAGGACCACTAAATGCTGAGATGTGGATGCataccgaaaaaaaaaaaaaagagagagagagagagagacagacagagacagagacagagacagagtgcaagtgggggaggggcagagagagagggagatacagaatccgaagcaggttccaggctctgagctgtcagccccgagcctgacacggggctcaaagccacagaccatgagaccattacttgagcagaagtcggacgcttaaccaactgagccacccaggcacccctgtgcatGTTATTATAACTAATTAATTACTTACTACAAACAAATCAAGAGTATCAGGATCTTGGCAAGAGTGGCAGTGATTAGGCACTGTAGATGAACTGACATGCCTTTGAAGGCCACTACTTGTAGATGCTGAAGATACTCTGGGAGATTTTTCTAGTAGTCGGCACATGTGCTCTGAGTTTTCAAAGCATGAAGGGAGGCCGGTCTGTGTGCTACATCTTTGGAGTGGTGGTGACATTCTTGGAGTTGtcaaaatatctatttattttatttattttagagagagagagaaggggagaggggcggggggaagagagagagagagagagggagggacggagtgagagagagagaaagagaacctcaagctggctccacactcagcatggagcccgacacagggcttgatcccaagaccctgggattatgacctgagcagaaatcaagagtcagatgctcaactgactgagccacccaagagccccaatcTATTTTTGCCTTTAAGTGAGTTCAATCCTCATCTTCAAATAGAGACAATAATAGACTTAAAGCTCTCTTAGAGCTAGAATATTTTGATATAGAGTTTCTGTCAGGTGCCTGGAGACTCTCCCTCATCCCAGGAACTTAATGTGTCTATGGGTCCTGAACAAAAATGACTCACTGAGATTTGACCCCAGAATCAGTCTGGGAAATACAGGTATTTCCTGTTTCTAGTGTAGGTCtctcctagaaaaaaacatcTCCTCTCTTCAGTGTGTGTTTGCATCGGCTTAGATATAGAAATTGAGCACATCACTTTTGAACACTTTTCAGAAGTTCCATGTGTTTTTACAGAACAAAGTTGttatacattataataaaaatattgttctataaaatataaataccatgcgcaaaataaaatccataaaaacaaatttaaacctGTCAGACTGATCGCTGAACAGAATTCATATTTCTCTGATTAAGGCCACTATTGCTGATTCCAAGCTTCcgttttcagttttttgagcaACTTCTAAAATGCATGACCACCTGGACTTGTACGaatcatttgttgttgttttacgaGAGcttacttctcttcctttttcccttagttttttttttttttaccagtttgtTAATGAAGAGGAAGCACCTGCTGATTTCCACTGTGACAATTTCTTACACACAGGGATGGTAACCCACGTTTCCCTCGAAGTAATACCTtatttccctccccccacttcacAAACAAGCATATAAAGataatttctggggcgcctgggtggctcgatcggttaagcgtcagacttcggctcaggtcatgatctcacggtccgtgagttcgagccccgcgtcgggctctgggctgacggctcagagcctggagcctgtttcagattctgtgtctccctctctctctgcccctcccctgttcatgctctgtctctctctgtctcaaaaataaataaacattaaaaaaaatttaaaaaaaaagataatttctatACATGGTATCCCTAATTCTCGttcttgtgttttctcttccacCTGCTCCTATCTGGCCTCTGCCCCATTAATTCCACTAAACCAAAACCATGCTAAGGCCACCAGCCCCATCTGTTTGCAGGTCCATGGGGACAGTTCATCCACACCTGCCCTACAAAGCACCACCCTGACCCGTATTCCCTTCATGGTCAAGTCTTGTCCCCATGTGTCCTTCCAACTGCACTGGCCACTCTGCCTCAATGCCCTTCCCAGACTCTCCTCTGCCTGACCTTTAAACATTGAATGGACATCTCATTGTCCATTCTACTTATACGTGACCACATTCATTCCCATGCCTCGTTCCCAGATACTCAATAAGGAATCCCAAACTGACACCTCCCTCATGGTATTTTTGTAAATTCTAGACCCACATTCCCAACTGCAGGGAAGACTTCAGCACTCACGTGTCTCCCAGGCACCTTAGAAAggatatctaggggcgcctgggtggcgcagtcggttaagcgtccgacttcagccaggtcacgatctcgcggtccgtgggttcgagccccgcgtcaggctctgggctgatggctcggagcctggagcctgtttccgattctgtgtctccctctctctctgcccctcccccgttcatgctctgtctctctctgtcccaaaaataaataaaaaacgttgaaaaaaaattaaaaaaaaaaaaaaaaaaagaaaggatatctAATATCATTCTTCCTTGCCAGCATCCTTTGTACCTAAAGCTTCTTGTGTAAGAACatcactttctttcctttgcttccctttgtaatttttaacataattgaaataaaataaacatcagtaCTGTTTTTTATGTCTCCTTCCCTATAAGGCTGAGTTTCAACACAGCAGAAACTGTATGTGCTTTATTTacctctagattttttttcattttttttaaaaaagattttacttctttcaaatatcatttattgtcaaactggctaacatacagtgtgtaaagtgtgctcttggtctccggggtagattcccgtggttcatcacttacatacaacacccagtgctcatcccaacaagtgccctcctcaatgtccgtcacccatttcctcctcttccccacccccacccccatcaaccctcagaatGTTCTCTGCATTTAGGGTCCCTTTTGGTTTgcctgcctccctttctgtttgtaacgatttttccccctttccttcccccatggtcttctgttaagtttctcaagatcgacatatgagtgaaaacatgatatctgtccttctctgactgacttatttcactcagcataataccttccagttccatccatgttgctgcaaatggcatgacttcattctttctcattgtcaagtagtattccatcatatatatatatatatatatatatatatatatataccacattttctttatccagtcatctgctgatggacatttaggcttttcccataatttggctttttaagtaatatctacacctcCAATTTATAAACCGGAAATCAAGATTTGCAAGCTCtacagactaagccagccaggcgcccctttcattttttaaaaagtgaggtccatgcccaacgtggagcttgagctcacaaccctgagatcaagagttgcagttctactgactgagccatccaggcaccccaggtgacCTCTAGTTCTTGACCACAATTACACATTTGTCATTTAGATACTCCCGTTTTGACATATACTCTGaatggaatgaatgagtaaataaattttactatCTGTTCCTCAATAtcatttacaatgatgtggattTTGATTTTAGAACAAATTCGAGAAGTTCTCTTTGATAAGTATGTAGCatataaagcaaaatgcaaatttaataaCATGGAGGGGTAaatatgttttgtaaattttaatgcaatttaaaGATGAACATTTCACTGTATATAATTCCTGAATTCTATAAATACGATAGATGCAAGaaagaatacatataaataaataaataaataaataacttttttaaaaaagggaaaccaAGCATCAGAGAAGTCATCTCTTAGAGACTAACAATCCTGaagctgaattttttaaaacatcttcttCATACTATTCACAAAGTATTTGTTGAGTTAAATTCAATGAATTCTCTACTAAAGCAGGAATGAGTCTCTTGAAGTGAGCAGGCGTAGTGCAGGGGTGATGTGGCACGTCAGGCAATGAGAATCACTTCAAGGTGACCCCAGGTCTCCATCCTTGATGGCCAAGCTGTCTTGCAAGGTCGCCGAGGAGGACAAGGCTCTCATGATTTCCAGTCTGACAATTTCCCAGGCGCAGTCACTGTATCCCTCGTCCTCCAGGTAGACGCGGATGTCCTGGAAGTACCTCTTGATGGCCAGGGCAGGGCCGTGCATCCCCGGGGCGCGCTCTCCCTCGCCCGTGGCCTGCACCAAGCAGGCGTCCAGGGCTTCCAGCTGCCGGTGGAGGCCAGAGCGGAGTCCGTGCAGCGGCGCGGGGCTCCAGGCCGCCGAGGAGCGCTCCGTGTGCAACAGGTTGAAGGTCTGCTGGAGCAGCTCCCGCAGGACGGCGGCGGCGGCCTGGGCCTCCCGGAGCTGGCCGCCCTCCAGCATCTCCAGCGGGAAGCGGAAGTCTTTTCTGGCCCGCAGGCACAAGAAAGGGGACAGTCTCCGCATCTGGCCCAGGAGCACCAAGTTGTCCCTGCTAACCTGCGCGTGGCTCCCAGGCAGGGCACAGCCCAGAGAGCCTCCAGGGCGGCAGGTGAGCAGCGCCAGGGCGGTCAGCAGAGGGCGCAGGAGAGCCATGGGGAAGCCGAGGGGGCTGCTGGGCGGGCTGAGCTGGGCGGCTGGGGGACCTCGGGGCCGAGGTTCTCTGAGCACGGCCTCGAAGCATGGCTCTTAAATAGGGAACGCGGacaatttcattttctgaacaTCCTCTCCacttctacttcctttttttttgttttcatttatgcaTTCTCCTTATTGTGTAAGAAGATGTCATCAATCTAAAATACTACGTTGGCAATGGAAGCTTTATTTCCCAATAAACTTCCGATATGTCCATCCCAATGGACACTTATCAACCAAATGAGAAACGTCTTTGTCCTAAAGACTGGAGTGATGTAGGCATGTAGGTACTCATACACACACCTGCTCACATGTATGTTTTCATATATGAACATTGCTCTTTGTGTTAGAAAGAAACTGGCCTTGATCGTGGACTAGGTTTTTACCCTCTTTACTTCATACAGAGACAGACTCCTTCATTCCTATGGGTTTTTGTATCTTGCTAGGTTCTGACCAGACGATGTATGGTAAATAAGCTCTTTAGAACCAGGACTGGGTTTTAACTACTGTTGTATTCACATTAGAGGCTTGTGGTGATAAGTGAATGAGTTTCTTGGATGTTTCTCTTCATTCTAGAAATAATTGATGCAGGTCCATGCAGTTATGCTTCACTGGAGCCTCAGGGTCAAGACTAATAC
Proteins encoded in this region:
- the LOC131490861 gene encoding interferon omega-1-like, with the protein product MALLRPLLTALALLTCRPGGSLGCALPGSHAQVSRDNLVLLGQMRRLSPFLCLRARKDFRFPLEMLEGGQLREAQAAAAVLRELLQQTFNLLHTERSSAAWSPAPLHGLRSGLHRQLEALDACLVQATGEGERAPGMHGPALAIKRYFQDIRVYLEDEGYSDCAWEIVRLEIMRALSSSATLQDSLAIKDGDLGSP